The window AAAAAGCACGAGAAAAAATTCATGAAATAGATGGGTCATGGTCCCTCACAATAATTCAGTCGCTGGTTCGATAAGCCAGTTGCCAAAGACTAAGAAGCTGCCTCACCATACTTGCGCCAATTGAATCGCGATATGTCAACAGCCGCTTCTGTAAAGAGTTCTTGACTGTAAAGACCTCTTGTCAGTAAAGAGCTCTTTACAGGCAGAGAAGGTGATTCGGTGAACAACCGCGTGAAGCATTTCCGGGAAGGGCAGGGCTGGAGCCAGGGCGAACTGGCGAAGCGGCTCGGCGTTTCCCGGCAGACCATCAATGCGGTCGAAACCGACAAATATGACCCCTCGCTGCCGCTGGCGCTGCGCATGGCAAAGCTGTTCGCCGTGAGCGTGCCGGAGATCTTTATCGATGACTGGGAACCGGAAAATGACTGAAGTTGATCACGACGCAGCGGAAAAGAAGCGCAAGCTCAAGAAGACTGCATTCGCGTTGAGCATGGGAGCCCTAACAGGATTTCTTGGAGCGATGGCGGTGTTGCGGATCATGGACTCCGAGGACTTTGCCGGCGCCAGCCAATCGGTCGAGATTGCCTCGCTGGTCGGGATGCTGTTTTTGGTGATCGGGCTCATGGTCGGGCTGGGTACGCTCAATCCCAAGGCCGGCGCAAAGGTCCTCAATGTAGAAGATGAAGAAGAGCTGCGCGAACAGCGCCAGCAATTGCTCTATTCATCAGTCGCCATGGCTCTGGCCGGTATCGCGCTGATCGTGGTCGCCCATGCCGGAAGCACGGGCACGATCGATCCCGCTATCGCGCTTGGTACCTATGTCGTGTGCAGCGTGATTTCCGTTTTCGTCTCGTTCAAGTCGCGGCAGCATTCCGATGAGTTGATGCGTGCCGTCAGCACCGAAACCGCGTCGCTTTCGTTTTATCTGGTCGTGTTGATCGGCGGTACCTGGGCGCTGCTCGCGCACCTGCAATATGTCGCCGGCCCAGCGCCGCTTGACTGGCTGACGATGTTCTGGAGCCTGATGCTGCTCGCCGCCTTCATGGTGATTGGGAAACGCGGCATGATGACGATGCGTTGACAGGCTAACGCGCTCGCAACAGGCTCTGTTCATGGGATTCTTCTATACAAGACCACCGATTTCGCAGGACGAATATGATTGGCTGATTGCCTGTTTCGCTTGGCTGAGACGCGTTCTGGACGATGCCGAGATAAGACCGGAGTTCGTAACTCCGAGCCATCCCCGATTGCGCGAGGCGAAGACCGCCAGCGAACTTTTCGCAGGTGTACAATCCCTTATGGGTATGAAGCAGTGGGATTGTCGTCTGGAGCAGGTCGAGGTCGATGACAGCTATGACCCAGCTCACCATCTCGTACCGGAGGGCGGGAGTGCGTGCGGCACATTCTCGATCGAGAATGGTCGGGCGGTTATTCGATATAGCTCTGCCATGCTACGCAATCCTGATGCCCTGGCGGCGACTTTCTCGCATGAGCTATGTCATTATCTCTTGGTAAATGCTGGAGATCCGCCGGGTGGTCCCGACCTGATGGAGCATTCGACCGATTGTGCTGCGGCATACTGCGGATTCGGAATTATGCTCGCAAATTCGGCACGTCAATTTGAGCAATGGAGCGACGGGACGATGTCCGGCTGGCGCGCGTCAACTGCGGGCTATCTGTCCGAGCAAGCCCTTGTCACTGCGGCGGCTATTTTCGCGCGTATCCATGGACAGGATC is drawn from Aurantiacibacter sp. MUD61 and contains these coding sequences:
- a CDS encoding helix-turn-helix transcriptional regulator, which translates into the protein MNNRVKHFREGQGWSQGELAKRLGVSRQTINAVETDKYDPSLPLALRMAKLFAVSVPEIFIDDWEPEND